In Crassostrea angulata isolate pt1a10 chromosome 6, ASM2561291v2, whole genome shotgun sequence, a genomic segment contains:
- the LOC128186598 gene encoding uncharacterized protein LOC128186598 isoform X1 yields the protein MRVNLLLVVLLGLLALSYGFKIERRGNRGKGKGDGEGRGPPEDGGRGPPDGDDDFDNGDFDDDNDDDDDFDDADKDKRRDLPRLIVGVIAKRIQMQLENCDLSEFDSQPTTIKGAIQAMAELLLMDCGAGPTGSPPTGSPPTDSPVTGPTGNPPASTDGTLPARELEDKVVRELLNFIEKNRH from the exons ATGAGGGTAAACCTGCTGTTAGTGGTTTTGTTGGGCCTCTTGGCATTGTCCTACGGATTCAAG ATTGAGCGAAGAGGAAACAGAGGAAAAGGAAAAGGTGATGGTGAAGGACGGGGTCCACCAGAGGACGGCGGGCGAGGCCCACCTGACGGAGATGATGACTTTGATAATGGTGACtttgatgatgataatgatgatgatgatgacttTGATGATGCGGACAAAGATAAGAGACGTGACCTACCCAGGCTGATTGTGGGGGTTATTGCCAAGAGAATCCAAATGCAGTTGGAAAACTGTGATTTGTCAG aatttgacAGTCAACCAACAACAATTAAAG GTGCTATCCAGGCTATGGCGGAACTTTTGCTCATGGACTGCGGAGCAG GACCCACCGGATCCCCTCCCACCGGATCTCCTCCCACCGATTCCCCTGTCACCGGGCCCACTGGTAACCCCCCTGCGTCCACAGATGGCACCCTTCCTGCGCGTGAGCTGGAGGACAAAGTAGTCCGTGAACTGCTGAACTTCATTGAGAAGAACCGACATTAA
- the LOC128186598 gene encoding uncharacterized protein LOC128186598 isoform X2, producing MRVNLLLVVLLGLLALSYGFKIERRGNRGKGKGDGEGRGPPEDGGRGPPDGDDDDFDDADKDKRRDLPRLIVGVIAKRIQMQLENCDLSEFDSQPTTIKGAIQAMAELLLMDCGAGPTGSPPTGSPPTDSPVTGPTGNPPASTDGTLPARELEDKVVRELLNFIEKNRH from the exons ATGAGGGTAAACCTGCTGTTAGTGGTTTTGTTGGGCCTCTTGGCATTGTCCTACGGATTCAAG ATTGAGCGAAGAGGAAACAGAGGAAAAGGAAAAGGTGATGGTGAAGGACGGGGTCCACCAGAGGACGGCGGGCGAGGCCCACCTGACGGAGATGATGA tgacttTGATGATGCGGACAAAGATAAGAGACGTGACCTACCCAGGCTGATTGTGGGGGTTATTGCCAAGAGAATCCAAATGCAGTTGGAAAACTGTGATTTGTCAG aatttgacAGTCAACCAACAACAATTAAAG GTGCTATCCAGGCTATGGCGGAACTTTTGCTCATGGACTGCGGAGCAG GACCCACCGGATCCCCTCCCACCGGATCTCCTCCCACCGATTCCCCTGTCACCGGGCCCACTGGTAACCCCCCTGCGTCCACAGATGGCACCCTTCCTGCGCGTGAGCTGGAGGACAAAGTAGTCCGTGAACTGCTGAACTTCATTGAGAAGAACCGACATTAA